The Gemmatimonadaceae bacterium genome window below encodes:
- a CDS encoding FHA domain-containing protein — MSAVVVVEADGSSIIRRTGAADVTVNGVQLGAEPTPLIHGDKIDVGSTELFFGDDRKAGNTSFVAAVKRPEAASAPAAKRLWVVDYGSTGGRLVSLVDGREYVVPDEGLVVGRDPACDVVVPTGEVSRKHAVIAAGPGGYMITDLSANGLSVNGERVASSCRLGPGDVLKVGSEEFRFHSDVAPARPVLATLEVKSSGVLNGTVFEIRSRLTHIGRGAHNEISLADDSVSDSHAKLQRRDEGWYVVDMGSTNGTYVGGRRILGEALLEGAPDLRVGGLKFMFRPTGVGTEFGGGVGDETLGAETDPGAGGAGQTRAIAALTPEQRARLIAAGAEGRRAGGREVGREPGAGAGFPPGGLAKAQEKEAGVAGERESRGRRRRPSLLLWVVVVVAVAIAVFLLFF, encoded by the coding sequence ATGAGCGCGGTCGTCGTGGTCGAGGCGGATGGTAGCAGCATCATCAGGCGAACTGGAGCAGCGGATGTCACGGTGAACGGCGTGCAGCTCGGTGCGGAGCCGACGCCGCTGATTCACGGCGACAAGATCGATGTTGGGTCGACCGAGCTGTTCTTCGGGGACGACAGAAAGGCTGGAAACACGAGCTTTGTGGCTGCCGTAAAGAGGCCTGAGGCCGCTTCGGCGCCAGCAGCCAAGCGCCTGTGGGTAGTGGACTACGGATCAACTGGCGGCCGACTCGTGTCGTTGGTGGACGGCAGAGAGTACGTCGTGCCCGATGAAGGACTGGTCGTTGGTCGCGATCCGGCCTGTGACGTGGTGGTGCCAACGGGTGAGGTGTCACGCAAGCATGCGGTGATTGCGGCCGGGCCCGGCGGATACATGATCACCGATTTAAGCGCGAATGGGCTGTCGGTGAATGGGGAGCGTGTTGCATCATCATGCCGGCTCGGCCCCGGCGATGTGCTGAAGGTCGGGTCCGAGGAATTCCGTTTTCACTCCGATGTCGCACCGGCACGACCAGTGCTCGCGACGTTGGAAGTCAAAAGCAGCGGCGTGTTGAACGGTACGGTGTTCGAGATTCGTTCGCGGCTGACGCACATCGGGCGTGGTGCGCACAACGAGATCTCGTTGGCCGACGACAGCGTGTCGGACTCGCACGCGAAGCTGCAGCGGCGGGACGAGGGGTGGTATGTGGTCGACATGGGATCGACCAACGGGACCTATGTAGGTGGACGACGGATACTCGGCGAAGCGCTGCTCGAGGGAGCGCCGGACCTGCGCGTTGGCGGTCTCAAGTTCATGTTTCGGCCAACGGGTGTTGGAACGGAGTTTGGTGGTGGTGTGGGCGACGAGACATTGGGCGCAGAGACTGATCCTGGCGCCGGCGGCGCCGGTCAGACGCGCGCGATTGCGGCGCTCACGCCGGAGCAGCGCGCTCGATTGATCGCTGCTGGAGCAGAGGGCCGGCGGGCGGGAGGTCGAGAGGTTGGGCGTGAGCCTGGTGCGGGAGCAGGGTTTCCGCCAGGTGGGTTGGCGAAGGCGCAGGAGAAGGAGGCTGGCGTCGCCGGTGAGCGCGAATCGCGTGGCCGGCGTCGGCGGCCGTCGCTGCTGTTGTGGGTGGTGGTCGTCGTCGCAGTCGCGATTGCTGTGTTTCTTCTCTTTTTTTGA